A single window of Montipora foliosa isolate CH-2021 unplaced genomic scaffold, ASM3666993v2 scaffold_459, whole genome shotgun sequence DNA harbors:
- the LOC137989451 gene encoding uncharacterized protein: protein MPKTLTKREVLSLLSKIYDPSGLVSPVVTPLKIIVQDLWKEKVGWDEEVNQEFRSRVGEALKGFSGGNHLRINRWLGVTPSLQEYTRVSLHVFTDASSRAYAAAAYLRVTDAEEKVTVNLVASKCRLAPPNGETIPRLELLGALLGARLLNSLRKEYKDFLKIDAEFLWSDSSVVLAWINQGPRVGGVFVANRVEEITAVGGVWSWVPTDENPADLPTRGTTVSQLSVRKIWWNGPYWLNGPETEWPKHPRDDINVTMGMMAITDSPKPEYLEDIVDPQRTSKYLRTLRSVGWILRWRKSTKNTQTLLTLEELKDAKLVILKQVQRRSFSGKS from the coding sequence ATGCCCAAGACACTTACGAAAAGAGAAGTGCTTTCCTTGTTGTCTAAGATTTATGACCCAAGTGGACTTGTGAGCCCAGTTGTTACTCCACTGAAGATTATTGTCCAGGATTTATGGAAAGAGAAGGTTGGATGGGATGAGGAAGTTAACCAGGAATTTCGAAGCCGGGTTGGGGAAGCTTTGAAAGGTTTCTCTGGTGGAAACCATCTTAGAATCAACCGATGGTTGGGCGTAACACCGTCGCTGCAAGAATACACAAGAGTGTCGCTTCATGTCTTCACTGACGCATCGTCCAGAGCCTATGCGGCAGCAGCCTACCTTCGTGTAACTGACGCTGAAGAAAAAGTAACAGTAAATCTCGTTGCCTCGAAGTGCCGACTCGCTCCGCCAAATGGAGAAACAATACCTCGTCTTGAACTGCTTGGTGCGCTACTTGGAGCTCGACTTCTGAATTCCCTGAGGAAAGAGTACAAGGATTTTCTCAAAATTGATGCGGAATTCCTATGGTCGGATTCTAGTGTTGTTCTAGCTTGGATAAATCAGGGACCACGGGTGGGTGGAGTGTTTGTGGCCAACCGAGTGGAGGAGATTACAGCTGTAGGCGGAGTGTGGTCTTGGGTCCCAACAGATGAAAACCCTGCCGACCTGCCCACTCGAGGAACAACAGTGTCACAGTTGTCGGTCCGTAAGATTTGGTGGAATGGCCCTTACTGGTTAAATGGGCCGGAAACGGAGTGGCCGAAACATCCAAGGGATGACATAAATGTTACAATGGGGATGATGGCTATAACTGACAGCCCAAAGCCGGAGTATTTGGAGGACATTGTTGATCCTCAGCGAACAAGCAAATACCTTCGCACTTTGAGGAGTGTAGGGTGGATATTACGTTGGCGCAAGTCCACTAAGAACACTCAAACACTGCTGACCTTGGAGGAGTTGAAAGATGCCAAATTGGTCATTCTAAAACAAGTACAAAGAAGAAGTTTTTCTGGGAAGAGTTGA
- the LOC137989450 gene encoding uncharacterized protein, which yields MSLHPFVEDGLIRKGGRLQQVEATFEELHPVLVKKCGVIDQLVLHSHEQMQHAGTGTVISELRRQGIWILRSKKTVSSVIRKCRKCSRFLAGPASEQTPPFPRCRVTCRRPFEATGMDLGGPLYLKERCKAWFIVFTCMSVRAIHLEIVTSLSVEALIQALQRFMNRRGVPQLCISDHGTNFVAAAKWVREKNLDMKWQFVVERGPWWGGAWERLFLLPPRTDGKEEERELNVSKEFQQRKKWLSSLNDLWKKEYLHQVLRCQGEIWTTQPNPLKEREVVLVADDREKRFNWRMGVVQQLIVGRDGRCRAAVVKVKSGLLRRPIRKLYKLEICAETDNLPRITSSPVSSNVDDDDEMQNRTVELMDGEEDAAEGEVPPPRRTRSGREVVRSHRFRDN from the exons ATGTCCCTACACCCGTTCGTTGAGGATGGATTAATTAGAAAGGGGGGCCGCTTACAGCAGGTTGAAGCAACCTTTGAGGAACTCCATCCCGTCCTTGTTAAGAAGTGTGGTGTTATCGACCAGTTAGTGCTTCACAGTCACGAACAGATGCAACACGCCGGTACTGGGACAGTTATCTCGGAGCTGAGACGCCAAGGCATTTGGATTCTGCGATCAAAGAAGACTGTCTCATCAGTTATAAGAAAGTGCCGAAAATGCAGTCGGTTTCTTGCTGGTCCTGCGTCTGAACAGACTCCGCCATTCCCTCGATGCCGTGTAACCTGTAGACGCCCTTTTGAAGCTACTGGCATGGATCTAGGAGGACCTCTCTACCTTAAGGAGAGATGCAAAGCCTGGTTCATTGTCTTCACATGCATGTCAGTTAGAGCCATCCATTTGgagattgtgacgtcattgtCTGTAGAAGCTTTGATTCAGGCCTTGCAGAGGTTTATGAACAGACGAGGTGTTCCACAGCTATGTATAAGTGACCATGGTACAAACTTCGTGGCTGCAGCCAAGTGGGTGAGAGAGAAAAATCTGGACATGAAGTGGCAGTTTGTGGTTGAACGAGGGCCTTGGTGGGGAGGAGCCTGGGAGAGATTA TTCCTTTTGCCACCACGTACAGATggcaaagaagaagaaagagaactgaATGTCTCAAAGGAATTTCAACAGAGGAAGAAGTGGTTGTCTTCTCTGAACGACCTTTGGAAGAAAGAATACTTACATCAGGTGCTGAGATGCCAAGGGGAAATTTGGACTACTCAACCAAATCCGTTGAAAGAAAGAGAGGTTGTACTGGTGGCTGATGACAGAGAGAAACGCTTTAATTGGAGGATGGGTGTTGTTCAACAACTCATTGTGGGTCGTGATGGGAGATGCCGAGCAGCTGTTGTTAAAGTGAAGTCCGGATTATTGAGACGACCGATTCGCAAGCTGtacaagttggaaatctgtGCTGAAACAGACAATCTCCCTCGGATCACAAGTTCCCCTGTCAGTtctaatgttgatgatgatgatgaaatgcAGAACCGTACGGTCGAGTTGATGGATGGAGAGGAAGATGCAGCTGAAGGGGAAGTTCCACCTCCGAGAAGAACCCGAAGTGGAAGAGAGGTCGTTCGTTCTCACCGCTTTAGGGACAATTGA